The sequence TGACCTTTCCCAAGTCCATAAAGCACACTCCTGCCTATCTCACCTTCTCCAAGGCCGACTACGATATTGTGTACGGCGAAGGAGTCTTTATCGGCCATCGATACTATGAGATGGTTGACAGGGAGCCTCTTTTCTACTTTGGACACGGCCTTTCGTACTCGAAATTCGAATATTCGAACCTTCAAGTGCCCCATGATTTCGCCTCAGTTGTCGATCACAAAATGCAAATCTCGGTTGACGTCACCAACAAGGGTCCTTACCCTGGTTCAGAGGTTGTCCAGGCTTACATCCATGATCCCGAAAGTTCCGTTCAGCGGCCTATCAGGGAGCTGAAGGCATTCGCCAAAGTGCACCTGGATGTGGATGAGACAAAGACTGTTACGCTTACGCTTGATAAGTACTCCTTGTCGTTCTGGTCCCAGGAAGTGTCCAAGTGGAAGGCTGAAGCGGGAGAATACACTGTTATTGTTGCCGCTAGTTCAAACCCGCAGGATGAAATTCTGCGAACGAGCTTTGCTTTGGGTGAAACCTTTTATTGGAGTGGCCTGTGAGCAGACGGTGCAAAGAATGGGGGAGGCAGTCAGGCCAACTGCCAGCATAGACCGGGCAAAAGTATGAACATGCTCATGACAGTGCCATAACCGACAAGTATTTGTGCATGACAATTGACCGTTGACTCTATTAAACATGATATCTACTCTATGAAATGCTCTACTGTCTTGAGCTGTACTGGATCTCCGTAGTGGAAACAATGTTGATACCCTTGGCTGCGTCCTCCTGAGAGTATGAGTGAGTTCGCACCTTGGGGTTGTAAGAATAAGGAAATGGCTGTCTCGGCACAGAAACCTGGACAGTATGGCCACCATCTTCTGCGGTAGGCCGAGGCCAGAGCTTAgcttcgtcgtcatctccaaTCTTTCTCCCCGACTCGGAGTCATCTCCAGACTCGAGTTCGATAGCATTGGATTGCCTGCGGCTAAGCTGTCGTCTACTCCTGAGGGCATGCGATCCCTTTGTTGTATTGTGGGAAGGACCGCCGTAGCTGGCGCCGAGAGAGCTGAAGATTCCAGGGATGCACTTCTTGAAGAATGGCTTCAAGGAGCTGGCGGAGGCACAGATGATGCAGCCGGTGAGCTCTGCGTACATCCAGCACAGTTCATAAGCCAGACCCCAGGTATAGTTGGCGCTGCTGAAAAGCTTGATGGTGAGAACGCAGTTGTAGATGGCAACAATTATGACACTTCGACAGTTAGCATAGTTCAAAGATGAAGCTCAAATCTCGACTCACAATCCACCTGTCGTAAACAGAAGCAGCAATGACAGCTTTTGACGTCGAGGAATTTGAAGCGGGATGACAAtccgaagaggaagaagcaagaTGACGAGATCCATGACAACGTTGGCAACCGAcgccgccaagaagaagccaaacTTGTCGACACACTTTCCTGTAGCCATGGCGACAAGGTCCCAGGAGGCCTTGATGGGTTGACAGCCAAAGAGACTGATCATGGCGTAGACGACAGCGTACGTGATGAAGAGACCGGCCAAGACTTGGACGATTCTGCGAAAGGTTCTTTCAGGGCAGAGGCGGAGAtagaagaagagcaacgaGATCTTGGCCAGATCTGAAGAGAGCATGTAGAAGATGTTGACGGGGATGGTCCACTGGGGTTTGTTAGCAACTGGCGATGACAGTGGGTATGTGTGAGAGTGTACCTTGAGCAAGATCTGGTACTTGGCCTGTGAGACCTGCCAGAAGTTGATGCCGCAGCCACCTTGGGCAACCACTATGCATGGTTAGTactccatcaccaagtcGGCATGGCTCAATACTTACTCCCCATGGTACAGGCATAGAACATCCAACACGAGAACAAGGCTGCGCCAGTGAGGTCTGCACAAAGTCAGCGATGAAACCCACAGTAAATTTTGAGATGCAACTCACAATCATCCAGACGCAATGTGTTGTTCATGATCCCAACTCGCGTATAGATTCGCAACCCGTAAATAACGGACCCAAAAGCGAACAAGACGGCGCCGATGACCACCTGGGCCGGCGCCATGGATCCAGCAGCCCACCTGTCCTCGCCCTCAGGCGGAGGCATCATGTAGACGGTGTCAGACATTGTGTCGAACGCTCAAATCGGGGCTTGTCGGACTCGTATTGTCGTGGATGAGGTTCGTTGGCGACCAGGCCTCGTTTTCAACGTTTCGCTTCACCGGGCAAACATTCTCATGGATTACCTGCACCCTTCTAATAAGGATTCAGCTGGGAAGGATCTGCACGTAGATATCTCTTTTCACCCTCTGTGAAAAGACAGGTCAGGAGCTTTCTTTACTTTTGGTTCCTCACTCCACCTGACCCAGTGTCAAGGATGTTCTTACATCTACAAGACATTCCCCGACGCAGGCACAAGGTCTTGAAATAAACCAGGTTCTGCAGCAGCTTCGCCACCTTGGCATAATCACCcaatttttttcttcaacTGCCGGCAGATGAGTAGTTTCGTTGCTCTCCTGGCAACATTGACGAAGGATGTAACCTCGGGTTCTCCAGACCCAACGGCAGTTATTTCACATCGAGTGTTGCAGCCGTTGTTTTCTTTTTGTATAGTATCCAATGTTGGTGCTGACCAACGGCCACGTAGGATGGAGAAATCCACGGTGGCCAGGCTGTGGAAACCAAACGGAGAGCTGAGACTCGTGGCCCTCTTGGCTGCAACCGTTTTCAGGGGCCATTGCTTGGCACGTCGAAGCAGATCTCTTCCTTTGACCATCTTGAAGAATCATGTTTTCTTTTGCCATGACAAATGGCTTACCAGTTGCATGACTGTGGTCCACATTAACAGGGGTGCAAGCATGAGGGAGGATTCCCATTGTGTTCAGAGACATCCCGCAGCATGGTTTGCCCCTTGCAGCGAGCCCGACAAGATGGGATTCCTTTCGTCTGTAGATACTCTTTTGAGAGCTGGGCTTTCTCAATGTGAACTGATTTCGGGGAATTCCCCTATTGACGGTTTGCCGATCTTGCCTGAATCGTGTGTCGAGCAGGGTATGCGAGTCTTGTCCACAATAAGCAGGGGCTAGGCCGGGAATATGTGGACGTATTCATTGGTCTATTACCGAGCGAGCCTTCGCCAACAAGTTTCAGTAATAAATCTGATAGCTCCTCGCGAACCGGCTCCAGCAGGTCTTTCCAAAAGGATAGCTCTGCGAGGCGATCATCACTTCATAACCGATCGATTCGCACCATCACTTGTAATACGAGGTTAGACATGATTATTCCGCCTATGCTTGTTCTCGACCACTGTGGTACTGTCATGGCATTCACGATATGtcacttttttcttttggtGAATTTCTTTATGCCTCGTTGTTTAGCGCTCTTGTCGCAACACATCTATTCGCTGGTCTCGCGACCCATTTCCTGTGAGGGTCTTTTGCCCTCCAACCGAGaatttttcttaaaaagaaagcgGAAAACGTGGTGGGAAAAGCAAACACTCTTATCCATGCCAAGATGCCCCCGCAACGGAGCCATCTACAAGCTTCAACTGGCTGGAAGCAATTCCGTTATCAGCGGAAACCCCGAGACAATCACGGTTCGGACCGAGCGGAGAGGGAAAACCGTTGCCTCCCGCAAGCGCTAATGCCAGTATCTCGCCATGAGCTCGTGGGTTTTCACTATAAAACAAAGAAACGTTGCGAGCATGCAACTTGGAGCCAACACGATATGTACTGCATAAAGCCCAGCGTTGGTCGGCagtcttttttctcttccgaGCAGTCACATGGATCATTAACCGTTGCTGCACCTTTCCCCTGCGTGCCCTGCTGCGTTCTTTTTGCACTCCGCCGAAATGCGACTTGACAATTTTCTTACCGGTGGAGATTTCATAACCCGAGATCACGAcccgagaccaaggcagAATCTCCTGGCCAAGATTTGGTGAAACGATCTTCTCTGCAGGTCCATTAAGCGATGGAACGCGACGCGATGATCTTGACCAGCGTCGTGGGCTCACTCCGAGGGAAGAGTAAACCCGCGATTCGTGGTGGACCCTCGCCCAGAGAGGACATTAGTCAAGATGGCAAGGATCCGACTCCTCATTCTGGGTCTCCGGACATGGAGTTTGCGTTACTTGGTAGCTGGGCCATGTGAAATGTGAGGGTATCATGCGGTGTTTTGATTCCCCTGAATCCCCATGGCACCACTAGGTTGATCAAGGGAGCAACCATTCGCTCGTCCCGCAAAACGTGGATATAAATCCATCACAAAGCCCTAGCACTCTATGCATCATCTCAGACACACATTCCCAACTTTAAATTCACCCACTTCTCAAAATGGCAGAACAGTACCCCTTCAAGAACAAGGTCATCGCCGTGACTGGCGCTAGCCGTGGAACTGGCCTGTCCCTCACCCGCTATCTGCTTGTTCGGGGTGCCAAGGTCTCCATGGCCGCAACCTCGGAGGAGAACTTGAAGAAGGCGGTTGCTGAGATTAAGAGGGATATCCCTGATGTTGAGGACAGGGTCATCAGTTTTCCTGTCAACGTCACCAACCCCACGGACGTGGAGAACTGGATCAACGCGACAGTTGAGAAATGGGGAATGTTGGACGGTGCTGCTAATGTGGCGGGTGAGTTGCTTGCGGTGCATGTTTGATCTACTACTGACGGCCGCAAAGCGAGGATGAACAAGAGCATTCATCCTATTGAggacctcgacctcgaggaACTTAAGGAGATGCTAGACGTCAACGTAATTGGCACTTTCAACAGTATCAAGTACGAGATGAAGAACATGAAGCCTGGAGGTAGTATCGTCAACTGTGGCAGCCAGCAGGTCAAGTACGCCTCTGGAAACATGGGGGCGTACGCAGCCTCCAAGAACGCCATCCGCGGCCTCAGCCAGGTTGCTGCGTACGAGGGTGGAGCCAAGTACCCCAAGAACCCCATCCGAGTTAACCTCTTGTGCCCGTATGTACCTTGCATCTCTCGTTTGTTTTGCTTACTGACCGTTGTATCAGGGGATGTATCGATACGGACATGATCCGCCAACCTCTCCACCTTCCCAACGGTGGTGGAACATGGACCATGACCGAGGGTGATCATCTTACGTCGATCATCAAGCGTTACTCCAAGCCAGAAGAGATTGCCGCTTCAATTGCCTTCCTCCTTGGTGACGAGAGCAAGTTTGTGACGAAACAGGAATGGTATGTGGATGGTGGGTGGATGGAGGCAAACTACGTGGCATAATCCAGGCATTCCGTTATAACAGATATTTAATCATACTCGTAAAACGACCTATCGCTTGCAGAATTTCATTTTGGCAAGGCTGAGGGGGTTGAGATAAACTTTAGTGTATGAATGTCCACCCGGGAGAGCCACGCGGCCCGAATCAAGTCGTTAGGGCTGACCCCTTACAGGGGCAGATCGAACTTGGGAATAAACTGGGGAGCCCCTTGTTTGTAATGCGAAAAGATTAATCAGAAGGGAGCACGGGATGCCACTTTGGGTCTGAGGAGTCCACGTGGATACCACTTGGGAAGAGTATCGCCTACCCGAGAGCCGGGGACGACAAGCCTTCTAACTGTCTGTGTGGTGCTCATTCTCTTGATTTCAATGTGATTTTGGGCTTGTAAATAGAGTTTTCACAAAGTTAGTCACTCTCAGTGCAGTGTAATCAACCTGTGGCAGGCGGAAATGCAACTGAGTGTGCTTCGTATTCCGAGTCTGTTGAACACAGGGCGCCCTTGGTTCATCAACTTTTCCCTTCCCATTCAAGAACTTCAACTTCAGGGTAAAACTAGAGACTTCAATACCACCACTTAGACTTTGCTGCCTTGATCGCGTTCAAAATACCCGAGTAGGCCGGCTTCTTCTGGAACTCCTCATCCCACACCAAAGCAGCGCCCTCACCCTGGAAGGTGCTAGGAATCCACGAATACTTGTCCGAAACTCCCTGCCCAAAGTCAGTATCTTAACAAGTAGAATTTTGGAGAGACTCGTACCCAAAGCGTGATGCCGATACACTTCTTAACGGCCATGCAAGACTCCACGACTCGCCGGTAGGCTTTGGACTGCTCCTCGAGCTTTTCCTTGGTCGCAGGTGTCTTCATGCGGATGTCAACCTCAGTGTACTCAACAAAAACTCCAAGATCAGTGAATTTCCTCAAGGCTCCTTCGAGGGTCTCGCGTGAGGGAGTAATGGTTGGCTGAGTTGGCGTGGGCTCCACAACGAGATGTCCCTGCAGACCAACACCGTCAATCTTGACGCCGTAGGATTGAACGAGCTTGACGATGCGCGCTGCTCCGACTGTCTTGGCATTGTTATACTCAAGGTTGTAGTCGTTGTACCAAAGCTTTGCATTCGGATCTGCCTTGGCAGCGAGGCGGAAGGCCATCGGGATGTAAGCTTCTCCAATGGTCTTGTACCAGACGGTCTGGCGGTAGCTGCCGTCCTCATTGAGAGCTGGTCCAAGTTAGCAAAACGCAAATTAACTGGATGACATGACTTACCTTCGTTGACAACGTCCCAATGAGTACACTTTCCCTTGTACCTGCCAGCAACCGTGTTGATGTGATCCTCCATGATCTTGACCAAAGTCTGGTTGTCAAAGTTACCAGCCTCAACCCAAGGAGCAAGCTGACTATGCCAGACAAGAGTGTGGCATCGAAGgtccttgttgttgttgacggCGAAATTGGCATGTTGATCAGCAGAGCCAAAAGTGAACTCGCCACGCCTTGGCTGGACAGACTGCCACTTCATGGCATTCTCGGGAGTGATGGCACCAAATTCCGATGGACCCTTGATGATGTCTTCCGTGCGTGAGTCGCTGCCGAGAGTGAGGGCTGTGCCGACATGCTGCTTTCctttggccttgatggcgcTATCGAGACCTTGGGCTCTGTAGAGAACTGTTTGTTAGGCTGATGGTCGACCCTGCGCACATTGGACTTACGACTTTGGCCTACCAAGAGCCTCGCCGGCGATGGCCAGGGTCAAGAGGGCTGTCTTGAAAAGCGAATGCATGGTAGAAGTAGAAGCCGATGTTGAGACAGTGATGAAGTCGTCTAGGACATGAGATGTGGAGGTCAGCTACCtctatatatagtaaaatagGCTAGTGAAAACGCAATCATTGAAACAGGGCATCTTTGTAGTGTTCCAAGGTGTGATCGATCTGCCGATATCAGAAAGGTGCGCGGAAGTTACATCCAATTACCGAATTGGGACTGATGGAGGAGGTTCCGTTCTCCAAGACGCACAATTCAGGAACGCTTCATTTACCCAGCTAATGGCAATGGACCGGTTAAATGAGTGCTTGGCCGACGGACCTACCCCGCGTAGCCAGCTGTTCATAGCTCACATGGCTCATCTTGGCTAAATAGCATTCTTAGACTAAGTCACTGGATGTGTGTTTCAAGTGAAGCTGGTGCTACTTTACTCCAATATGAGAACGACGGTTGAAGGTGAAGTCTATCGCTCAAACGCGAGTGGGTGGCTTTTGAGGACCAAGGTAGTCataataaggttatcttaagGAGAAAAACAATAGCCAAATTTGTGATTGCAGATCAGGCACTTCAAGGAGGCCATTGTCACCTTCCCCGCACCGGATTGGCGGTCCGTCCTTTGGACATACGATGACTTTGTGGCTTCATGCCTCTTTTACCCGCTTGGTATAGAGCACGGAATATTTACGGCAGAGAATAGAACATTGGGTAGCCAAAGGATGGGAATTTTGAATGGAACCATGCACACTGAAACGGCCTGTAAAAATGAGAAAGGTCAAGTGATGTCAAGTTATTATCCACAAGCTAAGCCAAAACCAGAGCAAAAGTCCATAGCCTAATCTCCATACAAGCGCCCAAACTCGGGAGACTGCCGAAGATCCATGTGGCCGAGTTTACTTGGCAATCACAAGCTTGCCATCGGGGTTGTGGTTAATGACAACAGCGGGGCCACGGACAGTAAAGTCGACAGCCAGGGGCTTCTTGGGAAGCTTGGCAACATCCAGGAGCTCTCCAACCTGGAAGACACTGCCGTAGGTGACGTAGTAGGTGTTGACGGGCTGGATCTGGTACTGGTTGCCGGGCTCAGGCTTGAAGGTGGCAGTGGGGACGCTGGAGGCGCCGTCAGGAGAGCTGGCGAGTCCGATGAAGAAGTTCCCTGTTTTTCTTGTGGTTAGCATGAAGGAAATTCATTGGGAGAAGACGATACTCACGCTCAGTAGCAACGTCAAGGGTAAAGTCGTTGCCAGTGTCAACCTCATAGGCATTGTTCCAAGCCGACGACTCAGCCGGAGCCTTCTCAAAAGAAGGAGTCACGCCGTTAACAACAGACATGTTGAGAGTAGTTCCCGGGACATCACTGTCATCACCGGCCTTGGTGCCAAGTGTAACACCGCGAGTCTGCGTGATGGACACCTTAGCACCGGCCTTCTCGCCACCCCTCCAGGTGCCGACGATGGCGTAGTACCGCTTCCACATCTCGAACTGAGCAATGGCTCCGTCGGGAGTGGCCTCGGCGACTTGGTAGATGTTGCTCCAGATGGAGGACTTGACTACGCCCACGATATCGGGCTTCTCACTGAAGAGATTGTAGTTTTGGGGAGAACCGGTtcggttgttgatgatgatggtgtacTTGTTGGACATGTTGGCGATAGTTTTGGGGGTGGGTtgtgttgaagatggagtAGTATAGAGTTGAGTAGATAAGAGTGTTTGAGTGATGAGTGCTTGAGTTGTTGTTCGTCTTGGGTGATCAGATCGAcctttatatacctttttttGGGGCACCTGAGCCAAGATATTCGCAACCTGTACTTGGGAGCGCGCAATTGCTGTTTCCATGCTGACTCTCAGCCTCTGAGTTTGTTGCCCGAAATTGATGGCATCGCCGAGGCGTCATCCGCTTGAACGCAGCGCTACTCAAAGAAACCACATCCTACTCAGATAGTCGGATATGTGACGCTGGTGAGCAACGCAACTCAGTGGTTCACTTAGCGCCCATCGCGCGGTACGGTCCGACGTGAGGCGGGCTGAATGGACCTGATCTAACCGTGTCCGGTGGACTATGATACATGTGCCGAGGGGGAGCTGCAGGAGTAAGAGCTAGTGAGGTCAATTTCGATCACGTTCCTCCTAGCTGCGGGAGGCGTTCTCAGCCCCGAGGAGAAAATATCACTGGCTGATGGTGATTCACCTACAGGAGACACTCCTAATGATGTGTTGGTATACACGGTGTTTAGGGCTGAACAACTATTGCTTACTGTCTCAACTCTCAGCCAGCCTTGGCGACACACTAAGCAAGCCAGACTTCTTATCACGGCGTCTTTTCCAATCCTCAACTCTAGTCAACTCTCCTCCtgcatcatccatcacaaaCGCGGCCACGCCGAGACATGCCGAATGGCGTCGTCGTTAACTCGAACGGTGCAGcgcaccatcaccatcaccaataCCTCGGGAAGCACCCAGTCCTACGCCCTCTTCGCAGCCGCCCCAGCCGTCACTCCTGCCGTCTCCTCCATCAGCAACAACATCATCCTAGTCCTGCGCGGCGTGGCTAGCTCCTCAGGCCAAGCTTACTTCACCCTCCCCAAGGAGCCACTCTACGCCGTCTGTGGCATCATCTACGGCGGTGAATCGACTGTTGAGAGCCAGGTTGAGGTTCTGGACTCGCGGCCGATAGAGACGGGACGCATGTCAGATGATGGGGTTCCAGTGGCGGGCACTACGTTGGAGATGATTCTGCGCAAGGGGACGCCGAATTTTGCCAATCGACCGGATATTCAGCCCACCGGCAAGCAAGACTGCTTCTGCATTCGGACGAGCAGTGAATTCACTCATAGTGAAGCTCGTGCCGGTAAGTTCTAGACTCCGCGGCCCTTGCATCATATTGCATCTCATAATGGATGTCCCCGCTGACCAATGTGCCCAGGTGACTTTGTTATTGGCATTTCTCTCTTCAAAAAGTTGTCGCGCTATTTTGGTCCATTCGCGACATTCCGTCCCGCGCCTGGGATGGAGTACCAGATTCAGCCGCTGAACCGATACTACCTCGCAGTCGGCGATTATCCCGTTCGCTCACGCACACTGGAGGGTTTGGAGAGGCGTAGCTGTCTCGTCGATTTTGATCAGCTGGAGTTGGATGACGTGCAGATTCACCATAATGAACATGGTCGCCTGACAGTAAAGTCGGATTTCAACGAGGATTAACGGCACTTGTTACGTACACGCGAGCTATGCGATGATTAATTCAGGCCCAACTTTGATATGGAATATCCCTCAGCTAATTACGTACACAACCTTAACCCCGCCGATTCCCCTCAAGGTTGTGTCCCATGCGCTCTGTCTCCATCAGGACAGGATGATAGATGATTTCATCCAACGCCGCATCCAAAGTCCTTGCATTCGTGATCAACCAAAGCCCGGGGGTCTCGCAGTCCCACTGATAGTAGTTGTTATTGGCATCCTTCAGAAGAAACTTGGTGCCTTTGCGAATCACTGGCTGAAGACCATGGATGTTGTAGCTCATAGACAGGTTAGACGTTGCCGGGTCAAAGTAGGTGCCGAGCTCCATGACTTTCTCGTCGTTGGTCCATTCAAGAGTGAGATCTGAGAGGTTCTCCACTCTGACGACTGCATTCACAGGCTTGGCAGGCTGCGAACGGGTGCCCCGTGGGATGCGTCGCGGTGGCGGGGCTCCAGCTGAAGGAGCACCAGCTTCATCCAAATCTGCCGTCATTCTTAGTGTGTTTGGGCCTGCGAGCCGAGTCAGCCACCTTTCTTCATCGGTGTTCTTTCTCTTACCTTTGGCTTGGTGTAGCGAGCTGGGTTATCGTGTGAGAGTAGCTTGTCCGGGTTGACTGGAAGACAGTTGGAGTTGCTCGAAGGATAACCAAGCCGTCAAATGGGCAGATATACTCGGATCCCTCACATAAGTAAGCACTTAAAAGTCTAGACTGAGATAGAAATAGAGGTTGCAGTCGAATGTGACCTGGTGTGGCTGGCTGGGATGAGCACAACAGGAGGTCAGCAGCCACAGTCTCTTCCATCCCACGCTCTCATGGCCTAGACTGGATATGACACTGGGTGGCGGTACGCTATTGTCTACTTATGGCTGGCTGAACAAAACATGAGCCAGGTTCTCCCCGCATTGCGTCTATAATGGCCGCAATTATGCAGCCCTGTGGAAGCACCACCTATTTTGGAGTAGTCGGTGCGCCATCCATCACACTCTGAGACATTGGGCCTCCTAGCCCTTGTATGGTCATGTTATCAAACTTGTATTTGAAATCGTCCGTGGTTATCAACGATCAGAAAGATATACGCCAGTCAGATTGTACACAAATAGCTCATCAATTACTGCCATACTCCCGCTGGTCTGAGCAGTTCCTCAAGCTTTGCCCGCGCTGTCTTTTCTTCTCCCCCAAAGCCAATACCAAGTCTAGTTCAACAATCATGGGTGCCAATATCGACTGGACTGGCTTTTCTGCCTTTTCCAACACTCTAAGTGTTGCTTCTTTATCCACACAACAAACAGGCCCTACCCTTCAAACCAATGTTGCTGCAGCGGCCGCCAGGTTTCGCGACTGGATTGACGATGTCCGCAACAATCCTCAAGGACACGGATTCTCCAACGCTCCAGTCAACTACGCTGGAGCTGTTGTGCGTCTCCTTAACACCTTCTTTCCCGCCAATGCTCGACCTGTCCTTTTCAGCACAGGCAATCCACCGCCAACCGTGGGAGGGCAGCCCATCATTCAACCTGTCATGGTTCCCTTTGGGGCAGCTCCAAACGTGCAGATGGGCATCGCCGACGGCGCGTCTGCTCTGGGCTACTTGTTCAGCGTCGTGTCATACCCTCAGAACCTACAGCCTACCTGGCAGAACTACTTTCTTCCATTGACGGTGCTCTATGCCTGGTCTGTCTACTTGGCATACATCAACTATGACCCGAACATGCCCCTAAACATCGACGCTGTTCCCAACATGTCATGCATCATGTACCTACCGCGTGGCAATGACCCTCCTTACTTCTTCTTGGGTCACACCAAAGCAAGGGCGGCCACCAACCCCAACGACTTTGCAAATGACAAGAGAGACAATATGAATTGTCTCCATTACCGCGGTGGCCAGATCCAGGCTGCCGCTCGCACAGGTGGCCGACCACCCCTGCCAAACCTCAACGTCGAGGTAATTGAGCAAATGAAGAGTTCTTTCTTCGAGATTCTGCCAGGGGCAGTTGGATTCGATCCCATCGTGGAAGACTTTCGTAACCCAGTCTTCGATGCTTTTGCCAATGCACCCGGAGGAGCGACAGCCTTGAGAGATGTCCAGCAAGTACTGATGAACGAGATCAGGGATGAGTACGTGGCTCTGAACACGCCCATGACTTGGAATCCCAACAATATTGCTTCCGCGAAACGATTCTcgcacacacgcacacgGAATGAGATGCGACTCGCGGTTACCAATCTCATAACCGCGCATCTGGCAAATCAAAACACCCAACAGCAGTGGATCGCTGTTCTTACAGCTTACATCGGCCCAAAGATCCTTGTTCCCCCAATACCGAACCTCAACCCCTTATTTGTCATCAACCAACTCGTACCGATCCCGCCTATAGCCCA comes from Fusarium falciforme chromosome 11, complete sequence and encodes:
- a CDS encoding Beta-xylanase, with the protein product MSHVSYEQLATRDDFITVSTSASTSTMHSLFKTALLTLAIAGEALGRPKSAQGLDSAIKAKGKQHVGTALTLGSDSRTEDIIKGPSEFGAITPENAMKWQSVQPRRGEFTFGSADQHANFAVNNNKDLRCHTLVWHSQLAPWVEAGNFDNQTLVKIMEDHINTVAGRYKGKCTHWDVVNEALNEDGSYRQTVWYKTIGEAYIPMAFRLAAKADPNAKLWYNDYNLEYNNAKTVGAARIVKLVQSYGVKIDGVGLQGHLVVEPTPTQPTITPSRETLEGALRKFTDLGVFVEYTEVDIRMKTPATKEKLEEQSKAYRRVVESCMAVKKCIGITLWGVSDKYSWIPSTFQGEGAALVWDEEFQKKPAYSGILNAIKAAKSKWWY